A window of Babesia microti strain RI chromosome III, complete genome contains these coding sequences:
- a CDS encoding DnaJ homolog subfamily C member 19 (overlaps_old_locusTagID:BBM_III02320;~overlaps_old_locusTagID:BBM_III02325): MGTDGFLVLSLPIVPNLFFTTQLYIKRHICTKNDGKEYPSGRTLFITFPGESMDKNALEDILSQYVTIELIDLMVKRQKRGFIDKINTLCHVVMSTESQLEKIITMGTRPFIDNINLLALPNPLKYSHKNCYDHKQTYMNFVEKPDNMSKKVDEYMAKYDIMKEIERKVAEKALVDEDGFVRVTSGPKIRKCDVVKTGFGDFYKFQNKQI; encoded by the exons ATGGGGACTGACGGATTCCTAGTCCTATCATTGCCTATAGTCCCTAACCTATTCTTCACAACACAGTTGTACATTAAGCGCCACATTTGTACTAAAAATGATGGGAAAGAATATCCCAGTGGTAGAACATTGTTCATAACATTCCCTGGGGAATCTATGGATAAGAATGCATTGgaagatattttatcacaATATGTAACCATAGAATTGATAGATTTGATGGTTAAACGACAAAAAAGAGGGTTTATAGACAAG ATAAATACTTTGTGCCATGTAGTTATGTCTACTGAGTCACAGCtagaaaaaataattactatGGGCACTAGACCTTTCATAgacaatatcaatttattggcACTGCCAAATCCCCTAAAATATAGTCACAAGAATTGCTATG atcaCAAACAAACATACATGAATTTCGTGGAGAAACCCGATAATATGTCCAA AAAAGTAGACGAATATATGgcaaaatatgatataatgAAGGAAATTGAGCGCAAGGTGGCCGAAAAAGCCCTTGTTGATGAGGATGGATTTGTACGTGTTACTAGCGGTCCTAAAATTAGGAAATGTGATGTTGTCAAAACAGGTTTCGGTGACTTTTACAAGTTTCAaaacaaacaaatataa
- a CDS encoding PCI domain-containing protein 2 (overlaps_old_locusTagID:BBM_III02330), whose amino-acid sequence MADLSSIVNWAQQVNAQIDTLNPSGFAKLFSPLCEVLAWRQVGLLQESEIIDIGNKYFAKYDNQVGPGLKNLCVNYLSLCRLIATHPINWKDVLKRSSQLLDVWLDLYLDERMQQYNWLVPCLHTICNILFKCGSLADKQERVGGHFGDDEFPQDTDANSKEALNMIRSKLGRVRGEEDRHPAYIVLLGHSIKGCMQLGNMQMAAGFLKAIESTTINPESCPLGPLINFRYYLGKLHMQQDRYKQADENLSWAFTYCGDKHIKAKRAILECLVVVRICLGQLPPKLILKKYGMEHHLDIVKGIKIGNIQLFEQTLEKYISIFIQKGTILCVERFKYLVIRTLVKRAKQWWNEAMPDQKPNMVPIPLFTALVKWQIHNLDNDEMICLCANLIRLGYIKGYISWEHQTLVFSKIQPFPPIIETILE is encoded by the exons atggCTGACCTGTCAAGCATCGTCAATTGGGCACAACAAGTAAATGCACAAATAGATACCCTCAATCCATCAGGGTTTGCCAAACTATTTTCCCCTTTATGTGAGGTTCTAGCCTGGAGACAAGTAGGTCTACTGCAGGAG AGTGAAATAATCGACATTggaaataaatattttgctAAATATGACAATCAAGTTGGGCCAGGGTTGAAGAATCTCTGTGTTAACTATCTCAGCCTTTGTAGATTGATAGCTACCCATCCAATTAATTGGAAAGATGTCTTAAAGAGGAGTTCCCAACTTTTAGA TGTTTGGCTGGACTTATATCTAGATGAAAGGATGCAACAATATAATTGGCTTGTGCCTTGTCTACatacaatttgtaatatactTTTCAAATGTGGTTCATTG GCCGACAAACAAGAGAGGGTTGGTGGCCATTTTGGCGATGATGAATTCCCACAAGATACAGATGCTAACTCAAAAGAAGCACTCAACATGATTAGGAGCAAATTGGGGCGGGTTAGGGGAGAGGAAGATAGGCATCCAGCCTATATAGTACTCCTGGGTCATTCAATTAAAGGGTGTATGCAATTGGGTAATATGCAAATGGCAGCAGGATTTCTCAAGGCAATAGAATCTACCACGATTAACCCAGAGTCTTGTCCCTTGGGTCCATTGATTAACTTCAGATACTACTTAG GCAAGTTACATATGCAGCAAGATCGTTATAAACAAGCAGATGAAAATCTAAGCTGGGCATTTACATACTGTGGAGACAAACATATCAAAGCAAAAAGAGCGATTCTCGAATGTTTAGTAGTTGTGAGAATTTGTCTGGGTCAATTGCCTCCAAAATTGATTCTAAAAAAATATGGTATGGAACACCATTTAGACATTGTAAAGGGGATTAAAATTGGCAACATCCAACTTTTTGAGCAAACACTCGAAAagtatatatcaatatttatccaaaaaGGGACGATTCTTTGCGTTGAAAGGTTTAAATACCTAGTAATTAGGACACTGGTCAAGAGAGCTAAACAATGGTGGAATGAAGCTATGCCGGATCAGAAACCCAATATGGTACCAATACCACTCTTTACTGCGTTAGTCAAGTGGCAGATACATAATTTGGACAATGATGAAATGATTTGTCTCTGTGCCAATTTGATTCGCTTGGGGTATATTAAG GGTTACATATCCTGGGAACATCAAACACTAGTGTTTAGCAAGATTCAGCCATTCCCTCCGATAATTGAGACGATATTGgaataa
- a CDS encoding DNA-directed RNA polymerase II subunit RPB4 (overlaps_old_locusTagID:BBM_III02335) produces the protein MVVANDLSELNLGPEFEDYKCLNLCELHLILGDQIRLNPKRNEAAQQLLKSFYDYSGRFSKLKYRNAIVDIRTSLEREGGLHEYEMASLVNLLPKSVQEAKSLIPSIARLPERRIVQILDLLESYRIQAS, from the exons ATGGTTGTGGCTAATGATCTGAGCGAGTTGAATTTGGGACCCGAATTTGAAGATTACAAGTGCTTAAACCTTTGTGAATTGCACCTAATTTTGGGCGATCAAATTAGGCTTAATCCTAAACGTAACGAGGCAGCTCAGCA GTTGTTAAAGTCATTTTATGACTATTCTGGTAGATTTTCAAAGttaaaatatcgcaatgCAATTGTAGACATTAGAAC GAGTCTTGAAAGGGAGGGCGGATTGCATGAATATGAAATGGCATCTTTGGTCAATTTGCTACCCAAATCTGTACAGGAAGCCAag TCCCTGATTCCCTCAATTGCCAGGCTTCCAGAGAGAAgaattgttcaaattttaGATCTATTGGAGAGCTATAGGATACAGGCATcataa
- a CDS encoding hypothetical protein (overlaps_old_locusTagID:BBM_III02340), with the protein MVYHEYINITMVSHFDIVITKNPSEVPKIECISFPIIAKMVESSDAKILVSLFAYSLAC; encoded by the coding sequence atggTTTATCACgagtatataaatattacaatgGTATCCCACTTTGACATAGTTATAACCAAAAACCCATCAGAAGTCCCGAAAATTGAGTGTATTTCATTTCCCATAATTGCGAAAATGGTTGAAAGTTCCGATGCTAAAATCTTGGTGTCCTTGTTTGCATACAGCCTCGCCTGTTGA
- a CDS encoding DNA-directed RNA polymerase II subunit D: MNMNEGKKNIIKICSNNFTKVLIFILLGWFSITLIIALLPEDM, encoded by the coding sequence ATGAATATGAATGAAGGAAAGAagaatattataaaaatttgcagTAATAACTTCACCAAGGTGCTTATTTTCATATTATTAGGATGGTTTTCTATAACATTAATCATAGCGTTATTGCCAGAAGatatgtga
- a CDS encoding Nucleoporin FG repeat region (overlaps_old_locusTagID:BBM_III02345), with translation MSGLFGQSQQIGGGLFGQSNQQSGGGLFGSTSQQPTQTCSGLFGSSPAPANSSIFGSNTQSAASSGGIFGSSTAPVNSGGGIFGQSNTNVSSGSGLFGGGNTTGQSGGGIFGSSTTSAPASGGGLFGQTGTTTSGGGGLFTSSFAPAPSSGGLFGQPSTPATSGTGLFSSTSTTQPSSGAGLFGSSTTPASGSGGLFGQPSTSTTTSGGIFGSSTTSAPASGGGLFGQTGTPASGSSGIFGSTNTTTSASGTGLFGSTSTTPQPGSGSGLFGGGNTTGQSGGGIFGSSTTSAPASGGGLFGQTGTTTSGGNLFGTTSTTTPAPASGGLFGSSSTTSTTTPTQATTTVGGGGLFGTASATTAPASGGLFGTTSTTTPAPASGGLFGSSSTTSTTPTQATTTVGGGGLFGTASATTAPVSGGLFGTTSTTTPAPANNTTPANTTTVPTAILTTSTPSPATDGLFGSTDVTTTTDSTTKLVGTSPFEKQTDSGPDVTAATNDTPNAFITDKPTAGGDLKGQVELSFSSVEHECVQDLLSNWEKRMEVKIQRFTEFAQDIQRIDRDLILQTEKLQVLLDEQATVQERQNQVQEMIQVIEKEQQQVLESLDIMDTALETLLGPDKKITSKSGETIDFVSNKLRDLEAQLKAAHDVVDSVVKASQPEPLANVAKVFAFHQDTIENIQLQTSEIEKKLDAIKQQQAV, from the exons ATGTCGGGACTGTTTGGTCAATCGCAGCAGATTGGTGGTGGATTATTTGGCCAATCTAACCAACAGTCTGGGGGAGGGTTATTCGGGTCAACATCGCAACAGCCAACCCAAACATGCAGCGGATTATTTGGATCATCTCCAGCTCCCGCAAATAGTAGTATTTTCGGTTCAAATACACAGTCTGCTGCTTCTAGCGGTGGGATTTTTGGTTCATCCACAGCTCCAGTTAATAGCGGAGGCGGCATTTTTGGTCAATCTAACACTAATGTTAGCAGTGGTAGTGGATTATTTGGCGGTGGAAATACTACAGGTCAATCTGGTGGGGGTATTTTTGGTTCATCAACTACTTCGGCTCCAGCATCAGGAGGAGGGTTATTCGGCCAAACTGGAACCACTACCAGTGGAGGAGGTGGATTATTTACCTCATCTTTTGCGCCAGCGCCAAGTAGTGGCGGACTATTCGGGCAGCCATCCACACCTGCGACAAGCGGCACTGGATTGTTTTCTAGTACCAGTACGACTCAACCAAGTTCGGGAGCGGGGCTATTTGGTTCAAGTACTACTCCAGCTAGTGGAAGCGGTGGTCTTTTTGGTCAACCTAGCACTTCAACGACAACTAGTGGTGGTATTTTTGGTTCATCAACTACTTCGGCTCCAGCATCAGGAGGAGGGTTATTTGGCCAAACAGGAACCCCTGCCAGTGGAAGCAGTGGCATATTTGGCTCAACAAATACCACAACCTCGGCCTCAGGGACTGGATTGTTCGGTTCGACGTCAACAACTCCACAGCCTGGCAGTGGTAGTGGATTATTTGGCGGTGGAAATACTACAGGTCAATCTGGTGGGGGTATTTTTGGTTCATCAACTACTTCGGCTCCAGCATCAGGAGGAGGGTTATTCGGCCAAACTGGAACCACTACCAGTGGaggtaatttatttggcACCACCAGCACTACAACACCGGCGCCTGCTAGCGGTGGACTATTCGGTTCTTCTTCTACTACGTCCACAACAACTCCAACACAAGCAACAACTACAGTAGGAGGGGGAGGGTTGTTTGGCACTGCAAGTGCAACTACTGCGCCGGCGTCTGGTGGATTATTTGGCACCACCAGCACCACAACACCGGCGCCTGCTAGCGGTGGACTATTCGGTTCTTCTTCTACTACGTCCACAACTCCAACACAAGCAACAACTACAGTAGGAGGGGGAGGGTTGTTTGGCACTGCAAGTGCAACTACTGCGCCGGTGTCTGGTGGATTATTTGGCACCACCAGCACTACAACACCGGCGCCTGCTAACAACACTACTCCTGCTAACACTACAACTGTGCCAACTGCCATACTAACAACTAGTACACCGTCCCCTGCTACCGATGGTTTATTTGGATCGACCGACGTTACAACTACTACTGATTCCACAACTAAACTCGTTGGCACTAGCCCTTTTGAAAAACAAACAGATTCGGGGCCGGATGTCACTGCCGCTACTAACGATACGCCTAACGCATTTATCACAGATAAGCCAACAGCTGGAGGAGATCTCAAAG GCCAAGTTGAGTTGTCATTTTCGTCTGTGGAGCATGAATGTGTGCAAGACCTACTTTCTAACTGGGAGAAGAGAATGGAAGTCAAGATACAAAGGTTTACTGAGTTTGCTCAAGACATACAGAGGATCGATCGCGATCTAATACTACAAACAGAAAAGTTACAAGTATTGTTGGATGAGCAAGCAACTGTTCAGGAAAGACAGAACCAAGTACAGGAGATGATCCAAGTTATTGAGAAGGAACAGCAACAGGTGCTAGAATCGTTGGATATAATGGATACTGCGCTTGAGACGTTGTTGGGTCCAGATAAGAAAATAACCAGTAAGAGTGGCGAAACTATAGATTTCGTCTCCAACAAATTGCGGGATTTAGAAGCTCAATTAAAGGCCGCACATGATGTGGTGGATTCTGTGGTTAAAGCTTCGCAACCGGAGCCCCTGGCTAATGTTGCTAAAGTGTTTGCATTCCACCAGGACACTATTGAAAATATCCAGCTTCAGACATCGGAGATTGAGAAGAAACTTGACGCTATTAAGCAGCAGCAAGCAGTctaa